Proteins found in one Collinsella aerofaciens genomic segment:
- a CDS encoding AraC family transcriptional regulator, translating into MDSNLKQLLYTHTETEEWHRTHPGELSPRYNRVETTTINGEEVYLFDWKETLDENPVGLIKESRFTDIPPHMNRDMELNYVYDGVCTFIVNGRRLLLKKGDVLICNTGVVRSVPYVKGEHDIVISIVFKKEMFDSLFLSQLPGASPLTNLLFDFVSKNREARKYLILPEEYARHARCLIEMLFIEYHFKDAYSNELMRHLAVSLFLVLIRGLYRRSATDNQAIMSNERIVSILNHIERSYGDCTLESIASDTGYSTSYLSSLIKQKTGKTFSQIKLNQQLTEAAYLLNNTERSVQYVARKVGISNMSFFYSKFKEAFGETPGAFRTHRSN; encoded by the coding sequence ATGGATTCGAATCTCAAACAGCTGCTCTACACGCATACCGAGACCGAAGAGTGGCATCGCACGCATCCAGGAGAGCTCAGCCCGCGATATAACAGGGTGGAAACCACAACCATTAACGGCGAAGAGGTCTATCTGTTTGACTGGAAAGAAACCCTCGACGAAAACCCCGTGGGCCTTATCAAGGAGTCGCGCTTTACTGACATTCCTCCTCATATGAATCGGGATATGGAGCTTAACTACGTGTACGACGGCGTCTGCACGTTTATCGTCAACGGACGGCGACTACTCCTTAAAAAGGGCGACGTGCTCATTTGCAACACCGGCGTAGTCAGAAGCGTTCCGTACGTTAAGGGCGAGCACGATATCGTCATTTCAATCGTCTTCAAAAAAGAAATGTTCGATTCGTTGTTCCTGAGCCAGCTACCCGGCGCGTCACCATTAACGAATCTCCTATTTGATTTTGTGTCCAAAAACCGTGAGGCCCGCAAATATCTCATTCTCCCAGAGGAATACGCCCGACATGCGCGATGCCTCATCGAGATGCTCTTTATCGAATATCACTTTAAAGATGCCTACTCTAATGAACTCATGAGGCACCTCGCCGTCAGCCTATTCCTTGTTCTCATTCGAGGACTGTACCGACGCTCCGCAACTGATAACCAGGCAATCATGTCGAACGAGCGCATCGTGTCGATTCTGAATCATATTGAGCGAAGCTACGGCGACTGCACGCTCGAAAGCATTGCGAGCGATACGGGTTATAGCACCAGCTATCTCAGCAGCTTGATCAAGCAAAAAACCGGCAAAACGTTTTCGCAAATCAAGCTCAACCAGCAGCTCACAGAGGCGGCATATCTTCTCAATAACACCGAGCGCAGCGTGCAGTATGTAGCCCGAAAAGTCGGCATCTCCAACATGTCATTCTTTTACTCAAAATTTAAAGAAGCATTCGGCGAAACGCCAGGTGCGTTCAGGACGCATCGGTCTAATTAA
- a CDS encoding type II CAAX endopeptidase family protein, translating to MTSRWEEVGMLNALVWALACFGVVAADIVLSMVLFSVLDIVSALTGFPIDNLDIQWFQAVAQTASFLMALLWWRYLWPRSFIARWQGERPLGGGVRSAWKRIACVIVIGLALQVVVGYVTDAVLSLLPEVAADYSELVEETGMGDTSYLAVLTTVLGAPFCEELLVRGIIFEFSLRAFNPQCRPLWKRRRLVRPQDGAMVPWAAPSTWGIAAAIVPQAAIFGFMHMNWVQGCYAGAAGLIFGWVLVTTGKLRYTILLHFAFNAGSYLMGLLWFVSTPLDLVVTVGIAGFLLVEAMRSLLRLCIPVSREADRSE from the coding sequence ATGACTAGTCGTTGGGAGGAGGTCGGCATGCTCAATGCGCTGGTTTGGGCGCTTGCCTGTTTTGGCGTCGTCGCTGCCGATATTGTCTTGAGCATGGTTTTGTTCTCCGTTCTGGACATCGTGTCGGCGCTGACGGGTTTCCCGATCGACAACCTCGATATTCAATGGTTTCAAGCCGTCGCTCAGACGGCGTCGTTTTTGATGGCGCTGCTATGGTGGCGTTATTTGTGGCCGCGGTCGTTTATCGCGCGCTGGCAAGGTGAGCGTCCGCTTGGCGGGGGAGTGCGTAGCGCGTGGAAGCGCATTGCCTGCGTTATCGTGATCGGCTTGGCACTGCAGGTGGTCGTTGGCTACGTGACCGACGCCGTACTGTCATTGTTGCCCGAGGTCGCGGCCGATTACAGTGAACTTGTCGAGGAAACAGGCATGGGCGACACCAGCTATCTCGCCGTCCTGACTACGGTGCTCGGCGCTCCGTTTTGCGAGGAGCTGCTGGTGCGCGGCATCATTTTTGAGTTTTCGCTCCGAGCGTTTAACCCGCAGTGTCGCCCACTTTGGAAGCGCCGACGTCTCGTGCGACCGCAAGACGGCGCCATGGTGCCCTGGGCGGCCCCGAGTACCTGGGGTATCGCCGCGGCGATTGTGCCGCAGGCGGCAATCTTCGGCTTTATGCACATGAATTGGGTACAGGGCTGCTATGCGGGTGCCGCCGGCCTCATCTTTGGCTGGGTACTCGTGACCACCGGAAAGCTCCGCTACACGATCCTGCTGCATTTTGCCTTTAACGCCGGGTCGTATCTCATGGGGCTGCTGTGGTTTGTGAGCACACCGCTCGACCTTGTGGTCACGGTTGGCATCGCCGGCTTTCTGCTGGTAGAGGCGATGCGCTCGCTGCTTCGATTGTGCATTCCCGTGTCGCGCGAAGCTGATCGGTCTGAGTAA
- a CDS encoding type II toxin-antitoxin system RelB/DinJ family antitoxin has protein sequence MAEHMTPVVAKVLPEEKAAFAAATQLVGTTPSNAIRMFIAAFNRCGTFPFDISPSGAFGKDCPQQLVVEERPQ, from the coding sequence ATGGCAGAACACATGACCCCGGTTGTCGCGAAGGTCTTGCCCGAGGAAAAGGCGGCCTTCGCGGCGGCAACCCAACTCGTAGGCACCACGCCGTCCAACGCCATCCGCATGTTCATCGCTGCCTTCAATCGCTGCGGCACCTTTCCGTTCGACATTTCGCCCAGCGGGGCCTTTGGCAAAGACTGTCCCCAACAGCTAGTCGTTGAAGAACGTCCCCAATGA
- a CDS encoding ATP-binding cassette domain-containing protein translates to MKAVAAAGAVAAFWLAVWVFVAALVAQPLILPGPGAVVVALLRLVCDVGTWAILAGSGVRILGGLALAAVCGGLLAGISSRSRAFARLVAPALSFVKATPVACVVVLLLIWLGSARVSIAAVFLMALPGVYFSLVEGLTQADKPLEQMFRLHGVRGWRLFCAHTWREVLPFVLSCARAVIGMSWKAGVAAELIGMAVGTVGERIYQAKLLIETADLLAWTVLVVAASWACERVLVWLLRASGPAAWRAAVRAHGRCPRGRAGGSAGGRAAAELALAVGDRAPWAPALDGLVLRVPAGGRACVMGTSGVGKSTLLALAAGECAPCSMVFQDVRLVEGASALDNVLVCADARVDASSAAALLRLLVPGVDVHARVAELSGGQRRRVEIARALLCPGGAVILDEPFTGLDTAARDACAEVVLDLLDGRMLLLATHDAVDAQALNISDIITL, encoded by the coding sequence ATGAAGGCGGTGGCGGCAGCAGGTGCCGTTGCCGCCTTTTGGCTTGCCGTGTGGGTCTTCGTGGCGGCGCTGGTGGCACAGCCGCTGATTTTGCCGGGTCCGGGTGCTGTTGTGGTGGCGTTGCTGCGGCTGGTATGCGATGTCGGCACGTGGGCGATTCTGGCGGGCTCGGGTGTGCGGATTCTAGGCGGTTTGGCGCTTGCCGCGGTGTGCGGTGGTTTGCTGGCCGGAATTTCGTCGCGCTCGCGGGCGTTTGCCCGCTTGGTGGCTCCGGCGCTTTCGTTTGTTAAGGCGACGCCGGTTGCCTGCGTGGTGGTCCTGCTGCTCATTTGGCTGGGGTCGGCGCGCGTAAGCATTGCGGCGGTCTTTTTGATGGCGCTGCCGGGAGTGTATTTTTCGCTGGTCGAGGGCTTGACGCAAGCGGATAAACCGCTGGAGCAGATGTTTCGTCTGCATGGCGTGCGGGGTTGGCGACTGTTTTGTGCCCACACCTGGCGCGAAGTCCTGCCGTTTGTGCTTTCGTGCGCCCGCGCCGTGATTGGCATGAGCTGGAAGGCCGGCGTGGCGGCGGAGCTGATCGGCATGGCGGTGGGCACCGTGGGTGAGCGCATCTATCAGGCGAAGCTGCTCATCGAGACGGCTGACCTGCTGGCGTGGACCGTGTTGGTCGTGGCGGCATCGTGGGCATGCGAGCGCGTGCTGGTGTGGCTGCTGCGGGCTTCGGGGCCCGCAGCATGGCGTGCTGCTGTGCGGGCGCATGGGCGTTGTCCTCGCGGACGTGCAGGCGGCTCTGCTGGCGGCAGGGCTGCTGCGGAGCTTGCGCTCGCCGTGGGCGATCGCGCTCCCTGGGCTCCGGCGCTCGACGGACTGGTGCTTCGTGTGCCCGCCGGTGGGCGCGCCTGCGTGATGGGCACCTCGGGCGTGGGCAAGTCGACGCTGCTTGCGCTGGCGGCGGGGGAGTGCGCGCCGTGCTCCATGGTGTTTCAGGATGTGCGCCTGGTAGAGGGCGCCTCGGCTTTGGATAACGTGCTGGTGTGCGCCGACGCGCGCGTGGACGCCTCGAGTGCCGCGGCCCTGTTGCGCCTGCTGGTGCCGGGGGTCGATGTGCATGCTCGTGTGGCCGAGCTCTCGGGCGGGCAGCGCCGTCGCGTCGAGATTGCCCGAGCCCTGCTGTGTCCGGGCGGCGCAGTGATTCTGGACGAGCCCTTTACCGGCCTAGATACCGCTGCGCGCGACGCATGCGCCGAGGTCGTGCTCGACTTGCTCGACGGCCGCATGCTGTTGCTTGCTACGCACGATGCCGTCGACGCTCAGGCCCTCAATATCTCGGACATCATCACGCTCTAA
- a CDS encoding ABC transporter substrate-binding protein: protein MRAFDFEMSRRGFASALAAGALSLALAGCGGGAAGAGSAAGSAATDGAGAAAEPVEVHVASLKGPTSIGLVQFMDQAADGETDNEFDFAINTAADEIVPKVIQGDIDIALVPANVASVLYNKTEGAVQVIDINTLGVLNVVTGDASVASFGDLAGHTVYMTGKGTTPEYVMNYLLERAGLTGQVALEFKSEPTEVLSALLADPSAVGVLPEPFKTAAIAKSEGKPSAPVSLTDVWDELAGDTDSRLLTGVTVVRRAFAEEHPEAVAEFLSCHEASVKAVNAAPADWAQAVVDAGIVDNATIAEKAIPGCMLVCQTGKDMKAALGGYLKVLADADASAVGGKLPADDFYYME from the coding sequence ATGCGCGCGTTTGATTTTGAAATGTCGCGCCGGGGGTTTGCCTCGGCGCTCGCCGCGGGCGCCCTGTCACTTGCGCTCGCGGGCTGTGGCGGCGGGGCTGCCGGTGCCGGGTCCGCCGCGGGCTCGGCTGCCACGGACGGCGCCGGTGCTGCCGCAGAGCCGGTCGAGGTACACGTCGCCTCGCTCAAGGGGCCGACCTCGATTGGCCTGGTGCAGTTTATGGACCAGGCTGCCGATGGCGAGACGGACAATGAGTTCGACTTTGCGATCAACACTGCCGCCGACGAGATTGTGCCCAAGGTCATTCAGGGCGATATCGATATCGCCCTAGTGCCCGCCAACGTGGCGAGCGTGCTCTACAACAAGACCGAGGGCGCGGTGCAGGTCATCGACATCAACACGCTGGGCGTGCTGAACGTGGTGACGGGCGATGCGAGCGTGGCCTCGTTTGGCGATCTGGCGGGCCATACCGTCTACATGACGGGCAAGGGCACCACGCCGGAGTACGTCATGAACTACCTGCTAGAGCGCGCGGGCCTGACCGGCCAGGTGGCGCTTGAGTTTAAGAGCGAGCCCACCGAGGTACTGTCGGCGTTGCTTGCTGATCCGTCTGCCGTGGGCGTGCTGCCCGAGCCGTTCAAGACGGCGGCCATCGCCAAGAGCGAGGGCAAGCCGTCGGCACCGGTGAGCCTGACCGATGTGTGGGACGAGCTGGCAGGAGACACGGACTCGCGCTTGCTGACGGGTGTGACCGTGGTGCGCCGTGCCTTTGCCGAGGAGCATCCCGAGGCCGTGGCGGAATTCCTGAGCTGCCATGAGGCGAGCGTGAAGGCCGTCAATGCGGCGCCGGCAGACTGGGCGCAGGCCGTAGTCGATGCGGGTATCGTCGATAACGCCACGATTGCCGAAAAGGCGATTCCCGGGTGCATGCTCGTGTGCCAGACGGGGAAGGATATGAAGGCCGCGCTCGGTGGGTACCTGAAGGTGCTGGCCGATGCGGACGCGAGCGCCGTGGGCGGCAAGCTCCCGGCTGATGATTTCTACTACATGGAGTAA
- a CDS encoding [FeFe] hydrogenase, group A, with translation MVRLIIDNCEVVVPEHTTILDAAKSAGIQIPTLCYLRDLNEIGGCRVCVVEVEGCDQLVAACNNYVLDGMVVHTNSPKAREARRTNVQLLLSQHDSQCTSCVRSGNCNLQTIANDLGIFYLPYQRHLAGEGWDFDFPIIRENDKCIKCMRCIKVCESVQGLGIWDLTNRATHTAVGTRGRAPIGKTDCVACGQCITHCPTGALRERDDTETVFDALANPDKIVLVQIAPAVRSAWGEELGISREEATVERLACALRRVGFEYVFDTDFSADLTIMEEGSELLERLGAAAKGEGDSRGWPMFTSCCPGWVRFVKARYPEFVDSLSTSKSPQQMFGAIAKTYYAKVLGVEPERLFVVSVMPCTAKKAECALPSMVGEDGTPDVDVALTVREMARMIRASHVSVDTLVEEPLDTPLGFGTGAGVIFGATGGVMEAAVRSAYYLVTGKNPDADFFTDTRGLDGWKEAVADIDGTKVRVAVAHGLGNAARLLDAIRDGRVSYDFVEVMACPGGCVGGGGQPIHDGCELAAERGQVLWGLDAKADIRFSHENPDVQACYSEFLGAPLSPLAEELLHTDHHAWTMPNEGTC, from the coding sequence ATGGTCAGGCTCATTATCGATAACTGCGAAGTCGTGGTGCCCGAGCACACCACGATCCTGGATGCGGCCAAGTCCGCCGGCATTCAGATTCCCACCCTGTGCTATCTGCGCGATCTAAACGAGATCGGCGGCTGCCGCGTGTGCGTGGTCGAGGTCGAGGGCTGCGACCAGCTGGTTGCCGCCTGCAACAACTACGTGCTCGACGGCATGGTGGTGCACACCAACAGCCCCAAGGCCCGCGAGGCCCGTCGCACCAACGTGCAGCTGCTGCTTTCGCAGCACGATTCGCAATGCACGAGCTGCGTGCGCAGCGGCAACTGCAACCTACAGACCATCGCCAACGACCTGGGCATTTTCTATCTGCCGTATCAAAGGCATTTGGCGGGCGAGGGCTGGGATTTCGATTTTCCCATCATCCGCGAAAACGACAAGTGCATTAAATGCATGCGCTGCATCAAAGTGTGTGAGAGCGTGCAGGGCCTGGGGATTTGGGACCTGACCAACCGCGCCACGCATACCGCCGTGGGTACCCGCGGGCGCGCGCCGATTGGCAAGACCGATTGCGTCGCGTGCGGCCAGTGCATTACGCATTGCCCGACGGGCGCACTGCGCGAGCGCGACGATACCGAGACCGTGTTTGACGCGCTCGCTAATCCCGACAAGATCGTGCTGGTGCAGATCGCGCCTGCCGTGCGCAGCGCCTGGGGCGAGGAGCTCGGCATATCTCGCGAGGAGGCAACCGTCGAGCGTCTGGCCTGCGCACTGCGCCGCGTTGGCTTTGAGTACGTGTTCGACACCGATTTCTCGGCCGACCTCACCATTATGGAGGAGGGTTCCGAGCTGCTCGAGCGCCTAGGCGCCGCCGCTAAGGGCGAAGGCGACAGCCGCGGCTGGCCCATGTTTACGAGCTGCTGCCCGGGTTGGGTGCGCTTTGTGAAGGCGCGCTATCCGGAGTTTGTCGACAGCCTGTCCACGTCCAAGTCGCCGCAGCAGATGTTCGGCGCCATCGCCAAGACATACTACGCCAAGGTGCTGGGCGTTGAGCCCGAGCGCTTGTTCGTGGTGTCCGTGATGCCGTGCACGGCCAAGAAGGCCGAGTGTGCGCTGCCGAGCATGGTGGGCGAGGACGGCACGCCCGACGTGGACGTTGCGCTGACGGTGCGCGAGATGGCGCGCATGATTCGCGCGAGCCACGTGAGCGTGGACACGCTGGTCGAGGAGCCGCTCGACACGCCGCTGGGCTTCGGCACGGGCGCGGGTGTGATCTTTGGCGCCACGGGCGGCGTGATGGAGGCCGCCGTGCGCTCGGCCTATTACCTGGTGACGGGCAAGAACCCGGATGCCGATTTCTTTACCGACACGCGCGGACTCGACGGCTGGAAGGAAGCCGTTGCCGATATCGATGGCACCAAGGTTCGCGTTGCCGTGGCGCACGGGCTGGGCAACGCCGCCCGCCTGCTCGATGCGATTCGCGACGGCCGTGTGAGCTATGACTTCGTTGAGGTCATGGCGTGCCCGGGTGGCTGCGTCGGCGGCGGCGGTCAGCCCATCCACGACGGCTGCGAGCTGGCAGCCGAGCGCGGTCAGGTGCTGTGGGGCCTGGATGCGAAGGCGGACATTCGCTTCTCGCACGAGAATCCCGATGTCCAGGCGTGCTATAGCGAGTTCTTGGGTGCGCCGCTCTCGCCGCTGGCCGAGGAATTGCTGCATACCGACCATCACGCATGGACGATGCCTAACGAGGGGACGTGCTAG
- a CDS encoding NAD(P)-binding protein, whose amino-acid sequence MARLHVMERSHAQAVMDDLHDALGRRLAVSSLAPCPVEFTAALVNLCSTQSCGKCTPCRVGLSALSDLLADVLEGRADESTLNLIERTARTIYLSSDCAIGYEAGAMALTAIRGFRDDFEHHIREHSCGFDREARAPCVSGCPAHVDIPGYISLVEAGRYADAVKVIRKNNPLPLVCGLVCEHPCEMHCRRGMVDDPMNILALKRFAVEHSDLNDHKPHVVDDTGKRVAVIGGGPAGLSCAYYLAVMGHKVTIFEQRHHLGGMLRYGIPSYRLPRERLQAEIDWILSAGVDVELDHSVSGEELARLRDEFDAVYLAIGAHSDKKLGLPGEEAPGVESAVKMLRAIGDDELPDLSGQRVCVIGGGNVAMDVARSAVRCGAEKVSIVYRRRICDMTAQDAEIAGAQAEGCEVLELTAPLAIETGEDGRVSGLRVQPQIIGEPRRGRPAPRAAATPERVIPCERVFVAIGQDIDSKPFEDMGIACKWGCVVTDSDGAVPNFDGLFSGGDCQTGPATVIRAINAGRVASANIDRYLGFDHKIKLDVEPPTVQFKGKHECGRCELGEREAGERIHDWNLVEQGLTEEEARQEASRCLRCDHFGFGAFRGGRNLEW is encoded by the coding sequence ATGGCTCGACTGCACGTAATGGAACGCAGCCACGCTCAGGCCGTCATGGACGACCTGCACGATGCGCTCGGACGTCGTCTGGCGGTGAGTTCGCTCGCCCCGTGTCCCGTTGAGTTTACGGCAGCGCTCGTCAACCTGTGCTCCACCCAGAGCTGCGGCAAGTGCACGCCCTGCCGCGTGGGCCTGAGCGCGCTGAGCGATCTGCTCGCCGATGTGCTCGAGGGCCGCGCCGACGAGTCCACGCTCAATCTGATCGAGCGCACCGCCCGCACCATCTATCTTTCGAGCGATTGCGCCATCGGTTACGAGGCCGGCGCCATGGCGCTTACGGCTATCCGCGGTTTCCGTGACGATTTTGAGCACCACATCCGCGAGCACTCCTGTGGCTTTGACCGCGAGGCCCGCGCTCCGTGCGTCTCGGGCTGCCCGGCGCACGTCGACATTCCCGGGTACATTTCGCTCGTCGAGGCCGGCCGCTATGCCGATGCCGTCAAGGTCATCCGCAAGAACAATCCGCTGCCGCTCGTCTGCGGCCTGGTGTGCGAGCATCCCTGCGAGATGCACTGCCGCCGCGGCATGGTCGACGACCCCATGAACATCCTCGCCCTCAAGCGTTTTGCCGTTGAGCACAGCGACCTCAACGACCACAAACCGCATGTAGTGGACGACACCGGTAAGCGCGTCGCCGTGATCGGCGGCGGCCCGGCCGGCCTTTCCTGCGCCTACTACCTGGCCGTGATGGGCCATAAGGTGACCATCTTTGAGCAACGTCACCACTTGGGCGGCATGCTGCGTTACGGCATCCCCAGCTATCGTCTGCCGCGCGAGCGCTTGCAGGCCGAGATCGACTGGATTTTGAGCGCCGGTGTCGACGTGGAGCTCGACCACTCCGTGAGCGGCGAGGAGCTCGCCCGCCTGCGCGACGAGTTCGATGCCGTCTACCTGGCCATCGGTGCCCACAGCGATAAGAAGCTTGGCCTTCCGGGCGAAGAGGCTCCCGGCGTGGAGTCGGCCGTCAAGATGCTGCGCGCCATCGGTGACGACGAACTGCCCGACCTGAGCGGCCAGCGCGTGTGCGTCATCGGCGGCGGCAACGTGGCCATGGACGTGGCACGCTCTGCCGTGCGCTGCGGTGCCGAAAAGGTGAGCATCGTCTACCGCCGTCGCATCTGCGATATGACGGCCCAAGACGCCGAGATCGCCGGTGCCCAGGCCGAGGGCTGCGAGGTTCTGGAGCTCACAGCCCCGCTCGCCATCGAGACGGGCGAGGACGGTCGCGTGAGCGGCCTGCGCGTGCAGCCGCAGATTATCGGCGAGCCCCGCCGCGGTCGTCCGGCTCCGCGTGCCGCCGCTACGCCCGAGCGCGTCATCCCCTGCGAGCGCGTGTTTGTCGCCATTGGCCAGGACATCGATTCCAAGCCGTTTGAGGACATGGGCATCGCCTGCAAGTGGGGTTGCGTGGTCACCGACTCGGACGGTGCCGTGCCCAACTTCGATGGCCTCTTTAGCGGCGGCGACTGCCAGACCGGCCCCGCCACCGTCATCCGTGCCATCAACGCCGGCCGCGTGGCTTCGGCAAACATCGACCGCTATCTGGGCTTCGACCACAAGATCAAGCTCGACGTGGAGCCGCCGACCGTTCAGTTTAAGGGCAAGCACGAGTGCGGCCGCTGCGAGCTGGGTGAGCGCGAGGCCGGCGAGCGTATTCACGATTGGAATCTGGTCGAACAGGGCCTTACCGAGGAGGAGGCACGCCAAGAGGCGAGTCGCTGCCTGCGCTGCGACCACTTTGGCTTTGGCGCGTTCCGCGGAGGGAGGAACCTGGAATGGTAG
- a CDS encoding 4Fe-4S ferredoxin has protein sequence MSVFEIVFSPTGGTQKVSGLVAGALGKNTVTVDLTDSGLDFNAVSMTEDDVAVISVPAYAGRIPAVVADRLGMVRGNGARAVLVCVYGNRAFEDTLVELEDVAKHAGFRVIAAVAAIAEHSIARQFAAGRPDAQDAAQLAEFAQQIQQKLLAEDASEPSIPGNRPYKQAGGHRMAPEATEDCVSCGACAAACPVCAIDKGDPKRAAGEACISCMRCIAVCPRGARKVDPNKLSAVSQMLSKVYVVRKECELFI, from the coding sequence ATGAGCGTATTCGAAATTGTGTTTAGTCCGACGGGTGGAACGCAGAAGGTGTCAGGCCTTGTGGCCGGAGCACTGGGCAAGAATACCGTTACCGTCGATCTGACCGATAGCGGGTTGGATTTCAACGCTGTCTCGATGACTGAGGACGACGTGGCCGTAATCTCTGTGCCGGCGTATGCCGGTAGAATCCCGGCTGTGGTGGCTGACCGGTTGGGCATGGTGCGCGGCAACGGGGCTCGGGCTGTTTTGGTTTGTGTATACGGAAACCGCGCGTTTGAGGACACGCTCGTAGAGCTGGAGGACGTTGCGAAGCATGCGGGATTCCGGGTGATCGCGGCAGTTGCAGCCATTGCAGAACATTCCATTGCGCGACAGTTTGCTGCCGGTCGTCCGGATGCGCAGGATGCGGCGCAGCTTGCTGAGTTTGCTCAGCAAATTCAGCAAAAGCTGTTGGCTGAGGATGCGTCCGAGCCCTCTATCCCCGGCAATCGTCCTTATAAACAAGCTGGAGGTCACCGCATGGCACCCGAGGCAACAGAGGATTGCGTTTCCTGCGGTGCATGCGCCGCGGCGTGCCCCGTTTGTGCTATCGACAAGGGTGACCCCAAACGAGCAGCTGGCGAGGCGTGCATCTCCTGCATGCGCTGCATTGCCGTATGTCCGCGAGGTGCTCGTAAGGTTGATCCCAACAAGCTATCCGCTGTTTCCCAGATGCTGAGCAAGGTTTACGTCGTGCGGAAGGAATGCGAGCTCTTTATCTAG
- a CDS encoding IS256 family transposase: protein MEGKAMPQEESVLRLGRDEALEAARLWQECGDAREFACRVLGGVMNALMDSEAQQMCGAGRNERSDGRENSRNGYRPRSLKTAVGDVELEIPKLRHGTYYPEGMLARWSRVDTSVAAIVQEMYVCGVSTRKVERVASKLGISSLSSSEVSSLCSDLDAEVAEFRRRDLSGTPCCYLWLDATYMSCRVGSSVVSQGVVTAIGLGADGRKHFLGCDVVDTESEDSWAAFLGGLRERGLAGVRLVVSDSHAGLVAAVSRLFQGCAWQRCVTHLQRNLQSACSGRPEDSKAAVRDLVHAAVYQDDPDLARCVWAEAAPWVASVSARAGEVFEQAEDSALAFTAFPRAHWAKLRTNNVQERANREIKRRYRVVQSFPSRESMLRLTCASLMETEGQWSQQRMFSEASAAEGFAEPADRPAPTEGRRRALGRRAREIVDEIVEKHGLKKE from the coding sequence ATGGAAGGAAAGGCGATGCCCCAAGAAGAGAGTGTACTGCGCCTCGGCCGCGACGAGGCCCTCGAGGCGGCGAGGCTTTGGCAGGAGTGCGGCGACGCGCGCGAGTTCGCGTGCAGGGTGCTGGGCGGCGTGATGAACGCGCTGATGGACTCCGAGGCCCAGCAGATGTGCGGCGCGGGCCGCAACGAGCGCAGCGACGGCAGGGAGAACAGCCGCAACGGCTACCGCCCCAGGTCGCTCAAGACCGCCGTGGGCGACGTGGAGCTCGAGATACCCAAGCTCAGGCACGGCACCTACTACCCCGAGGGCATGCTCGCGCGATGGTCGCGCGTCGACACCTCGGTGGCCGCCATCGTGCAGGAGATGTACGTGTGCGGCGTGTCCACCCGCAAGGTCGAGCGCGTGGCGTCCAAGCTGGGCATATCCTCGCTGTCGAGCTCGGAGGTCTCGAGCCTCTGCTCCGACCTCGACGCCGAGGTGGCGGAGTTCCGCCGCCGCGACCTGTCGGGCACGCCGTGCTGCTACCTGTGGCTCGACGCCACCTACATGAGCTGCAGGGTCGGCTCGTCGGTCGTCTCGCAGGGCGTCGTGACCGCGATCGGGCTGGGCGCCGACGGGCGCAAGCACTTCCTGGGCTGCGACGTGGTCGACACCGAGAGCGAGGACTCCTGGGCGGCGTTCCTCGGCGGGCTGCGCGAGCGCGGGCTGGCCGGCGTTCGCCTCGTGGTCTCCGACAGCCACGCCGGGCTCGTGGCCGCCGTCTCGCGCCTGTTCCAGGGCTGCGCCTGGCAGCGCTGCGTGACGCACCTGCAGCGCAACCTCCAGAGCGCCTGCTCGGGCAGGCCCGAGGACTCCAAGGCGGCCGTCAGGGACCTCGTGCACGCCGCGGTCTACCAGGACGACCCCGACCTCGCGCGCTGCGTGTGGGCCGAGGCGGCGCCCTGGGTGGCGTCGGTGTCCGCCAGGGCCGGCGAGGTCTTCGAGCAGGCCGAGGACTCCGCGCTGGCGTTCACGGCCTTCCCCAGGGCGCACTGGGCCAAGCTCCGCACCAACAACGTCCAGGAGCGCGCCAACCGCGAGATCAAGCGCCGCTACAGGGTCGTGCAGTCCTTCCCCTCGAGGGAGTCGATGCTGCGCCTGACGTGCGCGAGCCTCATGGAGACCGAGGGGCAGTGGTCCCAGCAGCGCATGTTCTCCGAGGCCTCGGCCGCCGAGGGCTTCGCCGAGCCCGCGGACAGGCCGGCCCCGACAGAGGGGAGGCGCCGCGCGCTCGGGCGGCGCGCCAGGGAGATAGTGGACGAGATAGTCGAGAAGCACGGCCTCAAGAAGGAGTAA